A genomic stretch from Enterobacter oligotrophicus includes:
- a CDS encoding putative transporter produces the protein MSDIALTVSVMALVAVVGLWIGNIKIRGVGFGIGGVLFGGIFVGHFADQLGLVLSADMLHFIQEFGLILFVYTIGIQVGPGFFASLRVSGLRLNLFALGIVVMGGLVTAILHKLFAIPLPVVLGIFSGAVTNTPALGAGQQILRDLGISPDIVDQMGMSYAMAYPFGICGILLSMWLVRVLFRVNVEQEAKDHETTLTNGHALIKTINIRVENPNLNNMAIQDVPILNSANIICSRLKRDEMLMVPAPGTVIQHGDLLHLVGQPADLNNARLVIGQEVDTSLSTRGTDMRVERVVVTNEKVLGKKIRDLQVKERYDVVISRLNRAGVELVASQEASLQFGDILNLVGRPSSIDAVADMVGNAQQKLQQVQMLPVFIGIGLGVLLGSVPLYVPGFPVALKLGLAGGPLIMALILGRIGCIGKLYWFMPPSANLALRELGIVLFLAVVGLKSGGDFVDTLLQGEGMSWVGYGIFITAIPLLTMGILARMLAKMNYLTLCGMLAGSMTDPPALAFANNLHATSGAAALSYATVYPLVMFLRIITPQLLAVLFWGMS, from the coding sequence ATGAGTGATATCGCGTTAACCGTCAGCGTGATGGCCCTGGTCGCGGTGGTGGGGCTGTGGATCGGTAATATCAAAATCCGTGGCGTCGGATTTGGTATTGGTGGGGTGTTGTTTGGCGGCATTTTTGTCGGGCACTTTGCTGACCAGCTTGGGCTGGTGCTCAGCGCCGACATGCTCCATTTCATCCAGGAGTTCGGCCTGATCCTCTTCGTCTACACCATCGGTATTCAGGTGGGGCCGGGCTTTTTTGCCTCGCTGCGTGTCTCCGGATTGCGGCTGAACCTCTTTGCGCTCGGGATTGTGGTGATGGGCGGGCTGGTCACCGCTATTCTGCACAAACTCTTCGCTATCCCGCTTCCTGTGGTGCTGGGGATTTTCTCCGGTGCCGTCACCAACACGCCGGCGCTCGGGGCGGGCCAGCAAATTCTTCGCGATCTGGGTATTTCTCCGGATATCGTCGACCAGATGGGCATGAGCTACGCCATGGCTTATCCGTTTGGTATTTGCGGCATTCTGCTTTCGATGTGGCTGGTGCGCGTGCTGTTTCGGGTCAACGTCGAGCAAGAGGCGAAAGATCATGAAACCACGCTCACCAACGGCCATGCGCTGATTAAAACCATTAATATCCGCGTCGAAAATCCCAACCTGAACAATATGGCGATTCAGGACGTGCCGATCCTGAACAGCGCCAATATTATCTGTTCGCGCCTTAAACGCGACGAAATGCTGATGGTGCCCGCGCCCGGCACCGTTATTCAGCACGGCGACCTGCTGCACCTGGTTGGGCAACCGGCGGATTTAAACAACGCGCGGTTGGTGATTGGACAGGAAGTGGACACCTCGCTCTCCACCCGTGGAACCGATATGCGTGTCGAGCGCGTCGTCGTCACTAATGAGAAGGTTTTGGGTAAGAAAATACGCGATCTGCAGGTCAAAGAGCGTTATGACGTGGTGATCTCCCGACTCAACCGTGCGGGCGTGGAACTGGTTGCCAGTCAGGAAGCCAGCCTGCAGTTTGGCGATATCCTTAACCTGGTCGGGCGTCCGTCATCAATCGATGCCGTGGCGGATATGGTGGGCAACGCTCAGCAAAAACTGCAGCAGGTGCAGATGTTGCCGGTGTTTATCGGTATCGGGCTCGGCGTGCTGCTCGGCTCTGTTCCGCTGTACGTACCGGGCTTCCCGGTGGCGCTTAAGCTGGGGCTGGCGGGTGGGCCGCTGATAATGGCGCTGATCCTCGGGCGCATCGGGTGTATTGGCAAGCTCTACTGGTTTATGCCGCCGAGCGCCAACCTGGCGTTGCGCGAACTGGGGATTGTGCTGTTCCTGGCGGTGGTCGGCCTGAAATCTGGCGGTGATTTTGTCGACACCCTGCTTCAGGGGGAAGGGATGAGCTGGGTAGGGTATGGCATTTTCATCACCGCAATCCCGCTGCTGACGATGGGAATACTGGCGCGGATGCTTGCTAAAATGAACTATCTGACGCTCTGCGGCATGCTGGCTGGCTCCATGACGGACCCGCCAGCGCTCGCTTTTGCCAATAACCTCCATGCCACCAGTGGTGCGGCTGCGCTGTCATACGCCACGGTGTACCCGCTGGTGATGTTCCTGCGCATCATCACGCCACAGCTGCTGGCCGTCTTGTTCTGGGGCATGAGCTAG
- a CDS encoding YceK/YidQ family lipoprotein has protein sequence MMKNVLIKLTTFSGVVLLCGCSSMMSHTGGKEGTYPGTRASAAMISDDDTNWGTKSLVILDMPFTAVADTLLLPWDLFRTDSSVRSRVEKSEQENLATNAVIPPAALPPR, from the coding sequence ATGATGAAAAATGTTCTGATAAAGCTGACAACGTTCAGCGGGGTTGTTTTACTTTGCGGGTGTTCGAGCATGATGTCTCATACCGGCGGTAAAGAAGGAACATATCCGGGAACCCGAGCCAGCGCGGCGATGATCTCCGACGACGATACTAACTGGGGCACCAAATCCCTGGTCATCCTGGATATGCCATTTACGGCGGTTGCCGATACGCTCCTGCTGCCGTGGGATCTGTTCCGCACGGACAGCTCCGTGCGCTCGCGCGTGGAAAAAAGCGAGCAGGAAAATCTGGCAACCAATGCCGTCATCCCGCCCGCGGCACTGCCTCCGCGCTAG
- a CDS encoding solute:sodium symporter family transporter has translation MNIQQIVSFIAFTLLVAVITWWKLRKADTGSQQGYFLAGRSLKAPVIAASLMLTNLSTEQLVGLTGQAYRSGMSVMAWEVISAIPLIFLALIFLPRYLQRGIATIPDFIEERYDKTTRIIVDCCFLIATGICFLPIVLYSGALAFNSMFHVTETFGISQHTAIWAMAVVLGVSGILYAVVGGMRAIAIADVINGIGLVIGGLMVPLFGLMAMGDGSVMRGIDRLTRDHSEMLNSIGGSHDPVPIGAALTGLILVNTFYWCTNQGIVQRTLASKSLAEGQKGALLTAVLKMLDPLILVLPGVIAFHLFQDLPKADMAYPALVNKVMPLPLVGFFSAVLFGAIISAFCGFLNSACTLFSLGIYRRIINENASSEQLVRVGRRFGLIVAVVSVLVAPWIAFAPQGLYSWMKQLNGIYNVPLVTIVIMGFFFPRIPAVAAKTALFFGIVSYIVINYLVKFDFHFLYVLACTFCINVVLMLVIGYFFPRETPFRFQDAFAVDMKPWKNVKIASVGVLFAMTGVYSGLAQFGGYASRWLTIFSYLVVAVVVIYLIIDAIRQRRNPSLIYASDVKEKP, from the coding sequence ATGAATATTCAACAAATTGTGAGCTTCATTGCCTTTACGCTGCTGGTCGCTGTCATCACCTGGTGGAAGTTGCGTAAAGCGGATACCGGTTCGCAGCAGGGCTACTTTCTGGCAGGGCGGTCGCTGAAAGCGCCGGTCATTGCCGCGTCGCTAATGCTTACTAACCTCTCTACTGAACAACTGGTGGGCTTAACCGGCCAGGCATACCGCAGCGGAATGTCAGTGATGGCGTGGGAGGTGATCTCCGCTATCCCGCTCATTTTTCTGGCGCTGATCTTTCTGCCGCGTTACCTGCAGCGCGGTATCGCCACCATTCCTGATTTTATTGAAGAGCGTTACGACAAAACCACCCGCATTATCGTGGACTGCTGTTTTCTGATCGCCACCGGCATCTGTTTTCTGCCCATCGTGCTCTACTCTGGTGCGCTGGCGTTTAACAGTATGTTCCACGTGACGGAAACCTTTGGTATTTCACAGCATACAGCCATTTGGGCGATGGCCGTGGTACTCGGTGTTTCCGGCATTCTGTATGCCGTGGTGGGCGGGATGCGCGCCATCGCCATTGCGGATGTCATTAACGGTATCGGGCTGGTGATTGGCGGGCTGATGGTACCGCTGTTTGGCCTGATGGCAATGGGCGACGGTAGCGTGATGCGCGGCATTGACAGGCTCACCCGCGATCACAGCGAGATGCTCAACTCCATTGGCGGCAGCCACGATCCGGTGCCCATCGGTGCCGCGCTGACCGGGCTGATTCTGGTTAACACCTTTTACTGGTGTACTAACCAGGGCATCGTCCAGCGTACCCTGGCCTCGAAAAGCCTGGCCGAAGGGCAGAAAGGGGCGCTGCTGACGGCGGTCTTAAAGATGCTCGATCCGCTGATTCTGGTGCTGCCCGGCGTGATTGCTTTCCACCTTTTCCAGGATCTGCCGAAAGCGGATATGGCCTACCCGGCGCTGGTCAACAAAGTCATGCCGTTACCGCTGGTCGGCTTTTTCAGCGCCGTGCTGTTTGGTGCCATTATCAGCGCGTTTTGCGGGTTCCTGAACAGCGCCTGTACTCTTTTTAGCCTGGGCATTTACCGGCGCATCATCAATGAAAATGCCTCGTCGGAACAGCTGGTGCGCGTGGGGCGTCGCTTTGGCCTGATTGTCGCGGTTGTCTCTGTCCTGGTTGCACCGTGGATTGCCTTCGCGCCGCAGGGACTTTACTCGTGGATGAAACAGCTCAACGGTATTTATAACGTGCCGCTGGTAACCATCGTCATCATGGGGTTCTTCTTCCCGCGCATTCCTGCCGTGGCCGCCAAAACGGCGCTGTTCTTCGGCATCGTCAGCTATATCGTCATTAACTACCTGGTGAAGTTCGACTTCCACTTCCTCTACGTGCTGGCCTGTACTTTCTGCATCAACGTGGTGCTGATGCTGGTCATTGGTTACTTCTTCCCGCGGGAGACGCCGTTCAGGTTCCAGGATGCCTTTGCGGTAGACATGAAACCGTGGAAAAACGTCAAAATCGCCTCCGTTGGCGTCCTGTTCGCGATGACTGGCGTCTATTCCGGGCTGGCGCAGTTTGGCGGTTATGCCAGCCGCTGGCTCACCATTTTCAGTTATCTGGTGGTCGCGGTGGTGGTCATTTACCTGATCATTGATGCCATCCGCCAGCGCCGTAACCCTTCGCTTATCTATGCTTCCGACGTTAAGGAAAAGCCATGA
- a CDS encoding YidH family protein — protein sequence MKISHVGEAPDYRFSLANERTFLAWVRTALGFLAAGVGLDQLAPDFATPLIREVLALLLCLFAGVLAIYGYLRWLRNEKAMRLKEDLPYTRGLLVISTILLVVAVVVMGLVLYAG from the coding sequence ATGAAAATTTCCCACGTCGGCGAAGCGCCGGATTACCGTTTCTCGCTGGCGAATGAACGCACCTTCCTGGCGTGGGTCCGTACCGCGCTGGGTTTTCTGGCCGCAGGCGTTGGTCTTGACCAGCTCGCGCCGGATTTCGCCACGCCGTTGATCCGCGAAGTTCTGGCGCTGCTGCTGTGTCTGTTTGCGGGCGTGCTGGCGATTTATGGCTATCTGCGCTGGCTGCGTAACGAGAAAGCGATGCGTCTGAAAGAGGATCTGCCGTATACCCGCGGGCTGCTGGTGATCAGCACAATCCTGCTGGTGGTTGCCGTGGTGGTGATGGGGCTGGTGCTCTATGCCGGATAG
- a CDS encoding anaerobic sulfatase maturase has protein sequence MTGCHVMVKPASSRCNLNCRYCFYLDKPEQPHMDDATLEALIRQQIAAQPGDDVQFAWQGGEPTLCGVDFFRRVVALQQRYGQGKRIHNAFQTNGILLNDEWCRFFRENGWLVGISLDGPAKLHDAYRVNRRGNPTHHKVIAAIERLRAHQVSFNLLTVVNQQNSQQPEQVYRYLRDLGTPFLQFIPLAERENPESVTDRQWGTFLKTVFDIWVREDIGRVFVQLFDSTLGVWSGYPSQMCSLAERCGHAFALEANGDLYQCDHYVYPDYRLGNIHHTPLRALNSSGAARGFGEHKQASLTEECRQCPVRRLCNGDCPKHRVNGKSMLCEGYRDFFCYSAPHMRVMRDLIRLRRSPVELMRMLDASA, from the coding sequence ATGACAGGATGTCATGTGATGGTCAAACCGGCCAGCTCCCGCTGTAACCTGAACTGCCGATACTGTTTCTATCTCGATAAACCCGAACAGCCGCACATGGACGACGCCACGCTGGAGGCCCTCATTCGCCAGCAGATCGCTGCGCAGCCGGGCGACGACGTTCAGTTTGCCTGGCAGGGGGGCGAGCCGACGCTGTGCGGCGTTGATTTTTTCCGTCGTGTGGTGGCGCTGCAGCAACGCTACGGACAAGGCAAGCGTATCCATAATGCTTTCCAGACCAACGGCATATTACTGAATGACGAATGGTGTCGCTTTTTCCGTGAAAACGGCTGGCTGGTGGGCATTTCGCTGGATGGCCCGGCCAAACTGCACGACGCGTACCGCGTTAACCGGCGAGGCAATCCCACCCATCACAAGGTTATCGCGGCCATTGAACGGCTGCGCGCACACCAGGTCTCCTTCAATTTGCTGACGGTGGTCAATCAACAAAACAGCCAGCAGCCGGAGCAGGTATACCGCTACCTTCGCGACCTCGGCACGCCCTTTTTACAGTTTATCCCCCTGGCAGAGCGCGAGAATCCTGAATCGGTCACTGACAGACAGTGGGGGACATTCCTGAAGACGGTTTTCGATATCTGGGTGCGGGAGGATATTGGCCGTGTTTTTGTGCAGCTCTTTGACTCAACGCTGGGCGTCTGGAGCGGTTATCCTTCGCAGATGTGTTCGCTGGCCGAGCGCTGCGGGCATGCCTTTGCGCTGGAGGCGAACGGCGATCTTTACCAGTGCGACCACTACGTCTACCCGGACTATCGCCTGGGAAATATTCACCACACGCCGCTGCGAGCACTTAACTCAAGCGGCGCTGCGCGTGGGTTTGGTGAGCATAAACAGGCTTCGCTGACGGAAGAGTGCAGGCAATGTCCGGTGCGTCGCCTGTGCAACGGCGACTGCCCCAAACATCGCGTTAACGGCAAAAGTATGCTCTGCGAAGGCTATCGGGATTTCTTCTGTTACAGCGCGCCACATATGCGGGTCATGCGAGATCTTATCCGGCTCCGCCGTTCCCCAGTTGAGCTGATGAGGATGCTGGACGCCAGCGCGTAA
- a CDS encoding DUF202 domain-containing protein — protein MPDSRKARRQADPGLQPERTSLAWLRTLLGYAALIALAIKHNWHRAGLPFWVSLVVLALVAIILWRYTRSRNLMDVDHGDFAQPNAVRDKFLIALAVLSLALLFAVTHLHQIIVFLKDV, from the coding sequence ATGCCGGATAGCCGCAAAGCCCGCCGCCAGGCCGATCCCGGCCTGCAGCCGGAGCGAACTTCTCTGGCATGGCTGCGCACTTTACTGGGTTATGCCGCACTTATCGCGCTCGCCATTAAACATAACTGGCATCGCGCCGGGCTGCCGTTCTGGGTTTCACTGGTCGTGCTGGCGCTGGTGGCTATTATTTTGTGGCGCTACACCCGTAGCCGGAACCTGATGGACGTCGACCACGGTGATTTTGCCCAACCCAACGCCGTGCGTGACAAATTTTTGATCGCTCTCGCGGTTCTTTCTCTTGCATTACTGTTTGCTGTAACGCACTTACATCAAATCATCGTATTTCTTAAGGACGTGTAA
- the ibpA gene encoding small heat shock chaperone IbpA encodes MRNFDLSPLYRSAIGFDRLFNHLENNQSQSNGYPPYNVELVDENHYRIAIAVAGFAESELEITAQDNLLVVKGSHTAEQKERTYLYQGIAERNFERKFQLAENIHVKGANLVNGLLFIDLERVIPEEKKPRRIEIN; translated from the coding sequence ATGCGTAATTTCGATCTTTCTCCGCTATACCGTTCTGCAATTGGTTTTGATCGTCTGTTTAACCATTTAGAAAATAACCAGAGCCAGAGTAATGGCTACCCTCCATACAACGTTGAGCTGGTTGACGAAAACCACTATCGCATCGCCATTGCCGTCGCCGGTTTCGCAGAAAGCGAGCTGGAAATCACTGCGCAGGACAACCTGCTGGTGGTGAAAGGTTCCCATACGGCCGAGCAGAAAGAACGCACCTACCTTTACCAGGGCATCGCCGAGCGCAACTTTGAACGTAAGTTCCAGTTAGCCGAGAACATTCACGTTAAAGGCGCGAACCTGGTCAACGGCCTGCTGTTTATCGATCTGGAACGCGTGATCCCGGAAGAGAAAAAACCGCGCCGTATCGAAATTAACTAA
- the ibpB gene encoding small heat shock chaperone IbpB — protein sequence MRNYDLSPLLRQWIGFDKLANALQSTTEQQSFPPYNIEKSDDNHYRITLALAGFRQEDLDIQLEGTRLTVKGTPEKQETETQWLHQGLVTQPFSLSFTLADHMEVSGATFTNGLLHIDLTRNVPEAIAPQRIAISERPALNS from the coding sequence ATGCGTAACTACGATTTATCCCCCTTGCTGCGTCAGTGGATTGGTTTTGACAAACTGGCTAACGCCCTGCAAAGCACCACCGAGCAACAGTCATTTCCGCCGTACAACATCGAAAAAAGCGACGATAACCACTATCGCATCACGCTGGCGCTGGCCGGTTTCCGCCAGGAAGACCTCGATATTCAGCTTGAAGGCACGCGTTTGACCGTAAAAGGGACGCCGGAAAAACAAGAGACCGAAACCCAATGGCTGCATCAGGGGCTGGTGACTCAGCCGTTTAGCCTGAGCTTTACCCTGGCCGACCATATGGAAGTGTCCGGCGCGACGTTCACCAACGGGCTGCTGCACATCGACCTGACCCGCAACGTGCCGGAAGCCATCGCGCCGCAGCGTATTGCCATTAGCGAGCGGCCAGCGTTAAACAGTTAA
- a CDS encoding sulfatase-like hydrolase/transferase, translated as MKRPNFLFIMTDTQATNMVGCYSGKPLNTNNIDQLADEGIRFNAAYTCSPVCTPARAGLFTGIYANQSGPWTNNVAPGKNISTMGRYFKDAGYQTCYIGKWHLDGHDYFGTGVCPPEWNEEYWFDGANYLAELTEEQINLWRNGLNSVEELQANNIDETFTWAYRISNRAVDFLQRTQPEDEPFLMVVSYDEPHHPFTCPVEYLEKYQDFYYDLGEKAQDTLADKPVHHRLWSQAMPSPVAEGSRYYHHPLYFACNDFVDDQIGRVINALTPEQRDNTWVIYTSDHGEMMGAHRLISKGAAMYDDITRIPLIMRPPQGAPKQVDTPVSHIDLLPTMMALAGIHQPAILPGENILAADAQRGVMVEFNRYEIEHDSFGGFIPVRCWVTDAFKLVLNLFTTDELYDRHNDPDEMHNLIDSPRYAGHRNQMHDALLDYMDKIRDPFRTYQWACRPWRPDAAPRWMGAFRPRPEDGYSPVVRDYDTGLPTQGVKVEEKKQKF; from the coding sequence ATGAAACGCCCGAATTTTCTGTTCATCATGACCGATACCCAGGCCACCAATATGGTGGGTTGTTATAGTGGTAAGCCGCTGAATACTAATAATATCGACCAGCTTGCCGATGAAGGCATTCGCTTTAATGCGGCCTATACCTGCTCACCGGTCTGCACGCCTGCGCGGGCAGGGCTGTTCACCGGAATTTACGCTAATCAGTCCGGGCCGTGGACCAACAACGTTGCGCCTGGGAAGAATATCTCCACCATGGGACGCTACTTTAAGGATGCCGGTTACCAGACCTGCTACATCGGCAAATGGCACCTCGATGGCCATGACTATTTCGGTACAGGCGTCTGCCCGCCGGAGTGGAACGAAGAATACTGGTTTGACGGGGCCAATTACCTGGCGGAGCTTACCGAAGAGCAGATCAATCTGTGGCGTAACGGCCTCAACAGCGTTGAGGAGCTGCAGGCGAACAATATTGATGAAACCTTCACCTGGGCGTACCGCATCAGCAATCGCGCCGTCGATTTTCTACAGCGCACACAGCCAGAGGACGAACCGTTTTTAATGGTGGTCTCCTATGACGAGCCACACCATCCGTTCACCTGCCCTGTCGAATATCTCGAGAAATATCAGGATTTTTACTACGATTTAGGCGAAAAGGCGCAGGATACGCTGGCGGATAAACCGGTTCATCACCGCCTGTGGTCGCAGGCCATGCCGTCGCCAGTGGCGGAGGGGAGCCGCTATTACCATCACCCGCTCTATTTCGCCTGCAACGACTTTGTAGACGACCAGATTGGCCGCGTGATTAACGCCCTCACGCCCGAACAGCGTGACAATACCTGGGTAATTTACACCTCCGATCACGGCGAGATGATGGGTGCGCACCGGCTGATCAGCAAAGGGGCGGCAATGTACGACGACATTACCCGCATTCCGCTGATCATGCGTCCGCCGCAGGGCGCGCCGAAGCAGGTCGATACGCCAGTCAGCCATATTGACCTGCTGCCAACGATGATGGCGCTGGCGGGGATACACCAGCCCGCTATTCTGCCTGGTGAAAATATCCTGGCGGCTGATGCGCAGCGTGGCGTGATGGTGGAATTTAACCGTTACGAGATAGAACATGACAGCTTTGGCGGCTTTATTCCGGTACGCTGCTGGGTAACGGATGCGTTTAAGCTGGTGCTGAATTTATTTACCACTGATGAACTGTACGACCGCCATAACGACCCGGACGAGATGCATAACCTGATCGACTCGCCGCGCTATGCTGGGCACCGCAACCAGATGCACGATGCGCTGCTGGATTATATGGATAAAATCCGCGATCCGTTCCGCACGTACCAGTGGGCATGTCGCCCGTGGCGTCCTGACGCTGCACCGCGCTGGATGGGCGCTTTCCGCCCGCGCCCGGAGGATGGCTACTCGCCCGTTGTGCGCGATTACGACACCGGGCTGCCGACACAGGGGGTAAAGGTGGAAGAGAAAAAGCAGAAGTTTTAA
- a CDS encoding helix-turn-helix transcriptional regulator translates to MNGKIQNSHVKNETTYNIPLVLDESVISSGISLISLWHTLADESYRVIWPQDKKKPLIANSWVAVYTVQGCGKIQLKDNSEITLNGNNVIFLKPTDITSYHCDGLLWEQYWMEFIPTSIMEIPILQTGIIYNGDQFNKELCEVAELIALRSPVKNNLAVAFLTKIIYQWICLISENGRKDRELLRLENLLAELHASVQKRWSVAEMAKRMQCSEPWLRRLFLRYTGKTPKEYYLDARLELAQSLLRQEGNSVNKVADILNFFDSFHFSKAFKNKFGYAPSAVRKTKD, encoded by the coding sequence ATGAATGGAAAAATACAAAATTCGCATGTAAAAAACGAAACAACGTACAATATTCCGTTAGTTCTTGATGAAAGTGTGATCTCCAGCGGGATTTCGCTGATCTCCCTGTGGCATACCCTGGCCGATGAGAGTTACCGCGTTATATGGCCTCAGGATAAGAAAAAACCGCTTATCGCCAACTCCTGGGTGGCGGTTTATACGGTGCAGGGTTGCGGTAAAATTCAGCTCAAAGATAATTCTGAAATTACGCTGAATGGAAATAACGTTATATTCTTAAAACCTACCGATATAACCTCTTACCATTGTGACGGCTTACTCTGGGAACAATACTGGATGGAATTTATCCCTACCAGCATTATGGAAATCCCCATATTACAAACCGGCATAATTTATAACGGCGATCAGTTTAATAAAGAACTCTGCGAAGTGGCGGAATTAATCGCCCTGCGTTCTCCGGTGAAAAATAACCTTGCGGTCGCGTTTCTCACGAAAATTATTTATCAGTGGATTTGCCTTATTTCGGAAAATGGCCGAAAAGATCGTGAGCTGCTTCGCCTTGAAAATTTGCTGGCTGAGCTGCATGCCAGCGTGCAAAAACGCTGGAGCGTGGCAGAGATGGCAAAACGTATGCAGTGCAGCGAACCCTGGTTACGACGGTTATTTCTGCGCTACACCGGGAAAACCCCGAAGGAATATTATCTTGATGCACGGCTGGAGCTGGCGCAGTCGCTGCTGCGCCAGGAAGGGAATTCCGTCAATAAGGTGGCGGATATCCTGAACTTTTTTGATTCGTTTCACTTCAGTAAAGCGTTCAAGAATAAGTTCGGTTATGCCCCTTCAGCCGTTCGCAAGACAAAAGACTAG
- a CDS encoding DUF3748 domain-containing protein yields the protein MKQITFASRNHQLTNINTWTPDSQWLVYDVRPSGASFTGETIERVNISTGEVEVIYRASHGAHVGVVTVHPTEDKYVFIHGPENPDADWQYDFHHRQGVIAHNGQTSNLDAMDITAPYTAGALRGGSHVHVFSPNGQFVSFTYNDHVLHARDPKLDLRNVGVAAPFGPVTPQGNHAREYAGTFWNVLVSRTTPNPKPGSDEINRACEEGWVGNGRLAFIGDTLSEKGEKVPELFIVDLPKEALGWKRAGDAPLQGTPETMPAPPAGVMQRRLTFTHHKAYPGLVNVPRHWVRSNPQGTQIAFLMRDDNGVVQLWLISPDGGEPRQLTHNTSDIQSAFNWHPSGNMLGFVLENRIACCDAETGEMTFLTSDHGNPPSADAVVFSPDGRFIAWMEETGGFRQLWITETVQN from the coding sequence ATGAAACAAATCACCTTCGCTTCCCGAAACCACCAGCTCACCAATATCAACACCTGGACGCCAGACAGCCAGTGGCTTGTCTATGATGTGCGTCCATCCGGCGCGTCGTTTACCGGTGAAACCATCGAGCGGGTCAATATCAGTACGGGTGAGGTGGAGGTGATTTATCGCGCCAGTCATGGCGCGCATGTCGGCGTGGTGACCGTTCATCCGACAGAGGATAAATATGTCTTTATCCACGGACCGGAAAACCCGGATGCCGACTGGCAGTACGACTTCCACCATCGTCAGGGTGTGATTGCGCACAACGGTCAGACGAGCAACCTGGATGCAATGGATATCACAGCGCCGTATACCGCGGGCGCGCTGCGCGGCGGCAGCCACGTACACGTCTTTAGCCCGAACGGGCAGTTCGTGAGCTTTACCTATAACGACCATGTACTGCACGCGCGCGATCCAAAGCTCGATTTGCGTAACGTCGGCGTGGCAGCGCCTTTCGGCCCGGTGACGCCGCAGGGAAATCACGCGCGGGAATATGCCGGAACCTTCTGGAACGTGCTGGTCAGCCGCACAACGCCGAATCCGAAGCCGGGCAGCGATGAGATCAACCGTGCCTGTGAAGAGGGCTGGGTGGGCAATGGCAGGCTGGCGTTTATCGGTGATACGTTGTCTGAGAAGGGCGAGAAGGTGCCTGAACTGTTTATTGTCGATCTGCCAAAAGAGGCACTGGGCTGGAAACGCGCGGGCGATGCACCGCTCCAGGGAACGCCGGAGACCATGCCAGCACCGCCTGCGGGCGTAATGCAGCGCCGGTTAACCTTTACTCACCACAAGGCTTATCCTGGGCTGGTTAACGTGCCGCGCCACTGGGTGCGCAGCAATCCTCAGGGAACGCAGATTGCATTTCTGATGCGCGATGATAACGGTGTTGTTCAGCTCTGGCTTATCTCACCGGACGGCGGCGAGCCGCGCCAGTTGACTCACAACACGAGTGATATCCAGTCGGCGTTTAACTGGCACCCATCCGGGAACATGCTGGGATTCGTGCTCGAAAACAGAATCGCCTGCTGTGATGCTGAAACCGGAGAGATGACGTTTTTGACGTCCGATCACGGCAATCCGCCGTCTGCTGATGCGGTCGTGTTTTCCCCGGACGGGCGCTTTATTGCCTGGATGGAAGAGACGGGCGGTTTCCGTCAACTGTGGATAACGGAAACCGTACAGAACTAG